The window tgtgtttacttcagatttgtttgtgtttaccaACTCACACCTCTTTTCATTTGTTACTTGAGCATGTTGAGTTGTGAGAAGGGATACAACGAACTCAGTTATTCTATGTCAGGCCCCGAATTTTTCACTGGACCGCAAGCCTGAAGCCTGGTTCATGATTGCATGTTTTGACATCAAAGCTCTGTTTTTTATTTGGATATTCGCAGGCGTTTTCCACATCACAACTGTCTATCTACACTCTGAATGAAGAATAACCATGATAACAATAGAAATATTTTCGAAAGCGTTGTTTCTTTTCACAAGTAACTATAACAAATCTTACTTTTGTAAATTGGGACAAAGAATAGATGTTTAGTAGACAGAGCCAGTCACATATTTTgtgtctgtgaaaatttgagctcaatcgatcgtcgaagttgcgagataataatgaaagaaacaaaaacgcCCTCctcacacgtacatgtagttgtgtgctttcagattcgtgatttcgagacctcaagctctaaatctgaggtctcgataaaaattcatggaaaatgacttctttctcgaaaaactacgttacttcagagggagtcgtttctcacaatgttttatactatcaacagctccccattacttgttaccaagtgaggttttatgctaataattgttttgagtaattaccaataatgtcttTAACATTAGGGTGGGCTTTATACGTGCTATACAAGCACTTCCCTGCAACGAGCTGAtgaacaatattttctgctgtcTTGATACTGCTGTAATGCTGTAAAAAGACTTACGACTCTAATATTATTGAAattcttctcctgaagacgagcagagtatactgttagaaacgtcgagaccaaaacggctcttttcagattTTACTCATgcttgtacccgcaagtttactattcatatttatatttatagttactcttattatTGAAATTATATTTCATTCGATATGGATGAAAGATGTCAATTATGAATTTATGAATAAAAAAGGATAATGATGGTGCCACAAATGATTGTGCCAGATGTTTTATTGCTTAGGTATATGATTTGATCAACATGGGGGTATGGACAGTGTTGAAAGTGTTTCAAGCATCAGTGAATTTAATATATATGGATAATTGAAACATGAAATGCCTGTGGAAGTTCGAGGGTTTTAGAAGCTCTTTGAATCAAAATTGAAGCTGGCTTCTTTAAGacaaaatttgaacaaaagtttaaagactattaaacaaaaattgattggCAGCATGTTACACCATagcagcaccttataaaccattaAGTAgtgctatgtacatgtataaggattacatgtaggtctcataattcaaatgtagtccgaCATACCCTGCAGGAAAAGACTAAATAATGTATAAAGCGCTTTGAGCGTTACTGAGTGGTGGAAATGCGCTCTATAAGAagctactattattatcatttaacCTTCCTGTCTGTTTGCAATACTCAGGTCTCACCGCATTGGTTGGTGCTTTGGTGTGGGGCGCAGTCTCATACAAGCACAGAAAGGGAATGTCGACCTCCATATACCTGATGAGGCTCCGTGTCGCTGCGCAGACGTGTGTAGTGGGCGCCATGACCATCGGAGCGGGATACACAATGTTAAAAGACTCCAAAAAGAAGGACTAAGAAGTATGCACCCTAGCGCTTTTTATCCTATTTGAATGCCTG of the Asterias rubens chromosome 3, eAstRub1.3, whole genome shotgun sequence genome contains:
- the LOC117288220 gene encoding HIG1 domain family member 1A, mitochondrial-like encodes the protein MSNSASPRTTQTPNIDYGQYQETVTEKLKRKAVNEPFVPLGLTALVGALVWGAVSYKHRKGMSTSIYLMRLRVAAQTCVVGAMTIGAGYTMLKDSKKKD